A portion of the Cryptomeria japonica chromosome 5, Sugi_1.0, whole genome shotgun sequence genome contains these proteins:
- the LOC131032782 gene encoding uncharacterized protein LOC131032782 → MHRRYKRDSSGGQCYYPAEIIPSFEDVRRQQRRRRGGRGVGGEDGGDGGGGGGFGGVGGGRGGGGGGFGGGGGFRGRGGGGGRLQRRGRGRQPLRLSQGPLIQGASRVGGRDMGEGEVPMELGEGATASKAQVEDSEVEIATRDVQLFARESVLTVVRREWDDVVDRVIKLQERVQALDGAVPSSQWALSYSQMRQARSERSQRMQSSGGVMGPPQQDSVGGVGGSGGEGGDGGAASSQSAI, encoded by the exons ATGCACAGGCGGTACAAGAGAGATTCTAGTGGGGGCCAGTGTTACT ATCCAGCTGAGATAATACCATCTTTTGAGGATGTTAGGAGACAACAACGAAGGAGGAGAGGAGGCCGAGGAGTAGGAGGAGAggatggaggtgatggaggtggtggaggaggttttGGAGGAGTGGGAGGAGGTAGAGGgggtgggggtggtggatttggGGGTGGGGGTGGATTTAGAGgtagaggtggtggaggaggacggttgcagaggagagggagaggcagGCAACCATTGCGACTGTCACAAGGTCCTTTGATACAGGGAGCATCCAGAGTAGGAGgcagggatatgggggagggagaggtGCCTATGGAGttgggagagggagctacag CATCTAAGGCACAGGTGGAGGATAGTGAGGTAGAGATTGCAACTAGAGATGTTCAGCTGTTTGCACGGGAGTCAGTGTTGACAGTAGTGAGGCGAGAGTGGGATGATGTTGTTGATAGGGTGATCAAGCTACAAGAGAGAGTTCAGGCCTTGGATGGA gcagTGCCATCCAGTCAATGGGCACTGAGTTATTCGCAGATGCGTCAGGCGAGATCAGAGcgatctcagaggatgcagagcagtggtggtgttatgggtcctccacaaCAAGATAGTGTGGGTGGAGTAGGGGGTAGTGGTGgagaaggtggtgatggtggtgcagcatctagcCAGAGTGCTATTTGA